From a single Xiphophorus maculatus strain JP 163 A chromosome 5, X_maculatus-5.0-male, whole genome shotgun sequence genomic region:
- the LOC102223648 gene encoding uncharacterized protein LOC102223648, protein MEQSSNQADVESLQKSVGRRRSFVDFFLGMSVVILFVAVTALAVGGLLVVKELRSELRDPASGSARLVDSGSASPGYKRHNFAYLKAAENKLDNTTMSWNVAQSTLGPSVGSNFQYDPSKRSLTPSKTGIYFMYIQVTVQCTHKCQAGTLKLEVADKLTCHVELTDDVEKMPVSKKCWTVTQLENQDLIAQMTVPKETQENWSLDHNRSGLGLFLVE, encoded by the exons aTGGAGCAAAGCAGCAACCAAGCGGACGTGGAGTCGCTCCAGAAAAGCGTCGGACGGCGTCGGAGCTTCGTGGATTTCTTCCTCGGCATGTCCGTCGTGATTCTGTTCGTGGCGGTGACGGCTCTGGCTGTCGGCGGGCTGCTGGTGGTGAAGGAGCTGCGCTCCGAGCTGCGTGACCCCGCATCTGGAAGCGCCCGCTTGGTGGACAGTGGGTCCGCCTCTCCAGGTTACAAG aGGCACAATTTTGCGTACTTGAAAGCCGCAGAGA ATAAACTAGACAACACTACAATGTCTTGGAACGTCGCCCAGTCCACTCTAGGGCCATCAGTTGGGAGCAACTTCCAGTACGACCCATCGAAGCGATCCCTGACGCCATCGAAGACGGGGATCTACTTCATGTACATCCAAGTCACTGTCCAGTGCACCCACAAATGCCAAGCAGGCACCCTCAAGCTGGAGGTGGCCGACAAGCTAACCTGCCATGTGGAGCTTACGGACGACGTGGAGAAAATGCCCGTGAGTAAAAAGTGCTGGACGGTGACCCAGCTGGAGAACCAAGACCTGATCGCTCAGATGACTGTACCGAAGGAGACACAGGAGAACTGGAGCTTGGACCACAACAGATCGGGCCTCGGGTTGTTCCTCGTAGAGTGA